From the genome of Aspergillus chevalieri M1 DNA, chromosome 8, nearly complete sequence, one region includes:
- a CDS encoding GMC family oxidoreductase (CAZy:AA3;~COG:E;~EggNog:ENOG410PHR2;~InterPro:IPR012132,IPR036188,IPR000172,IPR007867;~PFAM:PF05199,PF00732;~go_function: GO:0016614 - oxidoreductase activity, acting on CH-OH group of donors [Evidence IEA];~go_function: GO:0050660 - flavin adenine dinucleotide binding [Evidence IEA];~go_process: GO:0055114 - oxidation-reduction process [Evidence IEA]): MFSKLFHTEHDWDYYTTEQPGVASRRFYWPRGRMLGGSTSMNAMIYHHASKSDFVEWVVRHGCEGWGYDDLQPYFRAMERFTPNAARPAIDAKHRGDKGHWETGYSWLSEIGDKGFLPACKDVGIPLTADINTPEGTLGATRLQTFIDGKGRRSSFATAYLTPEVRKRPNLTIACSAQVTRLLVDRLSGPVPSIIGVELQTKRGGELFEVHAHREVILCGGATNTPQILLLSGIGPEEELNKHGIPIVKVNESVGKNLKDHLVPTPISCKAKPGTTLDYLGNLLHALPALVRWLVLGSGPLTHNAGEAAAFIRSNEHQFPGRNTPKDNTSGSIGPDIEIVGAPMAFIHHGEEPAPPGVNVFTLGCCCLRPQSKGTITLQSKDAFDPPRIDPNYLSDEENNDLKVLLSGLRVCLRIMRSPALAKYLEPVSSDDNPWSYWWPYSSSDIEQISDEDLTKWLKEKAFTLYHPVGTARMGTSPATSVVDTQCRVHGVGRLRVLDASVFPEQISGHPTAPIGAMAYKLSEMIRAGENGRMTANL, from the exons ATGTTCTCGAAACTCTTCCACACGGAGCATGACTGGGACTATTACACGACCGAGCAGCCAGGGGTCGCATCACGGAGATTTTACTGGCCTCGGGGACGGATGCTGGGCGGGTCCACCTCCATGAACGCCATGATCTACCACCACGCATCCAAATCCGATTTCGTCGAGTGGGTTGTCCGCCACGGCTGCGAAGGCTGGGGTTACGACGACCTGCAGCCTTACTTCCGCGCCATGGAGCGGTTCACTCCCAACGCAGCGCGGCCGGCTATCGATGCCAAGCATCGTGGTGACAAGGGCCACTGGGAGACGGGGTACTCGTGGCTGTCGGAGATTGGGGATAAGGGCTTTCTGCCCGCATGCAAGGACGTAGGGATTCCCTTGACGGCCGATATCAACACGCCCGAGGGTACATTGGGAGCGACGCGATTGCAGACATTCATCGATGGCAAGGGCCGGCGGTCCTCCTTCGCCACGGCATACTTGACGCCCGAGGTGCGCAAACGACCCAACCTGACGATCGCATGCAGCGCACAGGTCACTCGTCTGCTTGTTGATCGACTCAGCGGCCCTGTACCCAGCATCATCGGCGTAGAACTCCAAACCAAACGCGGAGGTGAGCTTTTCGAAGTGCACGCGCACAGAGAAGTGATTCTCTGTGGGGGCGCAACCAACACGCCACAAATCCTGCTGCTAAGCGGTATCGGGCCAGAAGAGGAGCTCAACAAACACGGCATCCCCATTGTGAAGGTCAATGAGTCCGTCGGAAAGAACCTCAAAGACCATCTGGTTCCAACCCCCATCTCATGCAAAGCCAAACCGGGCACAACACTGGACTACCTAGGCAACCTGTTGCACGCTCTCCCAGCCCTCGTGCGGTGGCTGGTCCTGGGCAGCGGACCCTTGACGCACAACGCGGGCGAAGCAGCAGCCTTCATCCGGTCCAACGAGCATCAGTTTCCGGGCAGGAACACGCCCAAGGACAACACGTCGGGATCAATCGGGCCTGATATCGAGATAGTTGGTGCGCCCATGGCGTTCATCCACCATGGCGAGGAGCCCGCACCGCCGGGAGTCAACGTCTTTACACTTGGATGCTGTTGCCTTCGTCCACAGAGCAAGGGGACGATAACTCTGCAAAGCAAGGACGCCTTTGATCCGC CACGCATCGACCCCAATTACCTCTCCGATGAGGAAAACAACGACCTCAAGGTGCTACTTTCCGGTCTCAGGGTCTGCCTACGGATTATGCGCAGCCCCGCGCTGGCCAAGTACCTCGAGCCGGTGTCGTCTGACGATAACCCCTGGTCATACTGGTGGCCGTATTCAAGCAGCGATATCGAGCAGATCTCAGACGAGGATCTAACCAAATGGTTGAAGGAGAAAGCATTCACACTATATCATCCTGTGGGGACAGCGCGCATGGGAACGTCGCCTGCGACCAGCGTCGTCGATACGCAGTGTCGCGTGCATGGGGTTGGAAGGTTGCGGGTGCTCGATGCGAGCGTGTTCCCCGAGCAGATCAGTGGGCATCCGACTGCTCCCATTGGAGCTATGGCATATAAGCTGAGTGAGATGATTAGGGCGGGTGAGAATGGACGTATGACGGCGAATTTATGA